Part of the Paenibacillus sp. JNUCC32 genome is shown below.
TGCTCGTGGACATCTTCCGGTTCGGTCGGAAGTCCGGCTTCCTCGAACAAATCCGCTCTGTAGTATAAAGCCGTTGGCCCCGTATCGATCGGCAGGGCGATCATGGCGCCTTCCGGCGTAACGCCGAGCTTCCATTTCCAATCCAGGAAATCCGGTTCGATTTCTTTGGCGCCAAGCTCATACAGATCGTAGAAGCGATCCGAACTCGTAAACAGCTCCGCCACCCAGTCGTTAAATGCGACGATGTCCGGCCCTCCGGAGCCGGCGGCCAGCGTTGTTTTTAATTTCGATTTGAAGTCGCCTCCGATTTTTTGCGCGTCGATGCGGATACCCGGAAACTCCTTTTCAACAGACTTAATCAGCTCATCGTCCAGGCTTCGGTTCCAATACCAAAGTGTAAGCGTTTTCGTTTTTTCGGTTGAAGCATTTCCCGTACAACCGCTGATGATCAAGACAAGAATCAGTAACCCTAAGCTAACCATCCTGCGTGTATTCACTATCGTCAGCCTCCTAACGTGGTGAAGTCGGTGATGCTTAAATCTTATTCAGTTACCAAGCTTGCGTGAGTAAAAATATATGATTACCTTAATACAATAGACTAAAAATTAAAACATCCAAAATAAGGATTTGGCACGTTCCGGCGTATAATTGCCTCCTTCCAATGCACGTTATGTACTGCGGATGTAGTTGAAACACGCATCGCGTGCCCGAACGCTTCCGGACGGCAATGCATGGAACGGCAAAACCTCCTTCCTTTGACTTTCTTATAGAATAGCTTCAAACTATTTTCATTATAAGTTAATATTGTATGGAAAATGAAGTGCTGGATTGGTAAATCCAAAGACCTGATTTTGGGGCACGGCGTGAATCGCTGAACCGGTTCATCCCTGGCTAAAAAGAGACATAGGATGAATATACGAAAAGCAACTCCGCCATAACCATAGCAAACCGAAATAAACGAAGTTTGGAGGCCGGCTGATGGCGCAATTTGCATTAATCTCCGACATACACGGAAATATCCCTGCACTGGAGGCAGTTCTTAGGGATATCCAACGCCGCGGAATAGAAACCATCTATTGCCTGGGCGACTTGATCGGCAAGGGCCCGCACGGCGATGTGGCGGTGGATATGGTACGAACCCATTGCCAGCAGGTCATTAAGGGGAATTGGGACGACTTTATTGGCAATGAGACCGATGATCCGTCGCTGCTATGGCATCAGCATAGACTCGGAAGCGAGAGGCTGCAATATCTTGCCGGCCTCCCTTATGTCATAGAATTCATGATGAGCGGTAAATGGGTCCGGCTGTTTCATGCTTCGCCGCGAAGCGTGTACGAACGGATCCAGCCCTGGGATGACCAGGAGAAGCGGGCTACCTTGTTTCACAGCTCCCCGCTGTGCGGCAGCCCGAGAATCGCGGACGTCGCCGGTTACGGCGATATCCATAATGCCTATCACCAGCATCTGGACGGGAGAACGCTGTTTAATACCGGCAGCGTCGGCAATCCACTTGAAATGCCCGAGGCGTCTTACGTCGTTCTGGAGGGAGTCTATGGAAGCGAAGATCCCGCGCCGTTAAACATTCAATGCATCCGTGTGCCGTATCCGATCGAACAAGCCGTGCAGGATGCGTTGGAGTCCGGCATGCCCCACCCTGAATCGTATATTCTCGAGATTCGAACAGGGCGGTATCAAGCGCGAAAAGACTAACGGCATCGGAGACAAAAGGGATAAGCGAACGCCGGAGGCGATCTTTAAGTCCGCATTGCGCGCGTTCGTCTACTCCTGGATGATAGCAAATTTCGAAGAACCGGCTAAGCCGGCTCTTTTTTATTTTAACGGCAGCATAGTATTACAATATGTTCCATTTAAGGAGGAGGATGATGGATTAAATAGGAATGGGTGTTCTTAAATAGGTCTTTAGAAGGGTAGGGAGCAGGGCGAAGATTCGATATGATTAAACGTAATGGATATTATTGCTGTTTATTGAACGCAGCGATTTGATTTAGGAGGGTATGAGTTTGGTCGAGATTACAGAGACATGGATCGATTCGCAGGCACCGAATAGCGCCGCCATTAAGAACGGGCAAGGTCTGGTAAAAAAAGGACGTTTCCTCAAGCTGCATCATTCCGAGGATCAAGCCGTGTTGTTCGGCACTTGTGCCGGCAGCGGAAGTTCCGATTACCAGCCGTCCGCCGATTTTGCGGTGCCGGAGAAGCCGGTCATGCGGTGCACCTGCCCGAGCCGGCAGTTTCCGTGCAAACATGTGCTTGGACTGCTATATGCTTATGCAGGCGGAGCGTCGTTCACCCCCGCCGAGGTGCCGGAGGATTTGGCCGCCAAGCGGGAGAAGGCGGAGAAGCGGGAAGAGCGCAAGCTCAAAGAAGCAGCCGAAGGAGCAGCACCCAAACCGAAGAAGGTTAACAAATCGGCGTTAAAAAAGAAACTCCAAGCGCAGCTGGAAGGCTTGGACGTATTGGAAAAGCTTATACACTCGTTGATCCGGAACGGTCTCGGGACATTGGACAAAAAAGAACATAAGCGGATCCAGGAGCATGTGAAGCAGATGGGCAATTATTACTTATCGGGTGCTCAGACGGAACTCCGCCGCCTGGCGCTGGTTCTGTCATCCGAAGACCAGGAGAAAGCTTATACATATGCGGTGGGGCAGCTTGCCGTCATGAACGCAATGATCAAGAAGGGCAAACAGTACCTGACCACAAAACTTGAGGATCCGGATATGAGGCTGGACCACGAGTCGACGATAGAGGAATGGCTGGGGCATGCATGGCAGCTGACCGAGCTGCAGAGCTATGGGTTAGTGAACGAAGGAGCAGAGCTGGTGCAGCTTTCATTTCTGAGTTATGCCGACGATGCGCGGCTGGAGCATGTGGATACCGGATATTGGATCCAGAAGGACAGCGGCGAAATCCACCGAACGATCCAATACCGTCCTTATAAAGCCGCCAAGCTGATGCGGGAAGAAGACAGCTTCTTTGATAAAGCCCATGTCCCTGTACTGTATCGCTACCCGGGAGATATGAACCGGCGT
Proteins encoded:
- a CDS encoding metallophosphoesterase family protein — protein: MAQFALISDIHGNIPALEAVLRDIQRRGIETIYCLGDLIGKGPHGDVAVDMVRTHCQQVIKGNWDDFIGNETDDPSLLWHQHRLGSERLQYLAGLPYVIEFMMSGKWVRLFHASPRSVYERIQPWDDQEKRATLFHSSPLCGSPRIADVAGYGDIHNAYHQHLDGRTLFNTGSVGNPLEMPEASYVVLEGVYGSEDPAPLNIQCIRVPYPIEQAVQDALESGMPHPESYILEIRTGRYQARKD
- a CDS encoding SWIM zinc finger family protein; translation: MVEITETWIDSQAPNSAAIKNGQGLVKKGRFLKLHHSEDQAVLFGTCAGSGSSDYQPSADFAVPEKPVMRCTCPSRQFPCKHVLGLLYAYAGGASFTPAEVPEDLAAKREKAEKREERKLKEAAEGAAPKPKKVNKSALKKKLQAQLEGLDVLEKLIHSLIRNGLGTLDKKEHKRIQEHVKQMGNYYLSGAQTELRRLALVLSSEDQEKAYTYAVGQLAVMNAMIKKGKQYLTTKLEDPDMRLDHESTIEEWLGHAWQLTELQSYGLVNEGAELVQLSFLSYADDARLEHVDTGYWIQKDSGEIHRTIQYRPYKAAKLMREEDSFFDKAHVPVLYRYPGDMNRRVRFEEMTSSPVTEEDLEWIRNHAAGSYAEAVKKVKNQLKNPLSDSNPVMLLHVSGIGRNAEGQYAITDESGQSIGLADVYMEPTVPMLRYLPEEKLSGVSMLVMFEHNLATGRLWAQPLSIITTNEIIRLLY